The following proteins are co-located in the Tripterygium wilfordii isolate XIE 37 chromosome 2, ASM1340144v1, whole genome shotgun sequence genome:
- the LOC120013404 gene encoding kinesin-like protein KIN-7E isoform X1, with protein MGAISGEELIKMEKMEMPGAREEKILVLVRLRPLSEKEVSAYEVADWECINETTILYRNSLREGSTFPSAYTFDRVFRGDCSTRQVYNEGAKEIALSAVSGINSSIFAYGQTSSGKTYTMMGITEYTVSDIFDYIHRHEERAFVLKFSAIEIYNESVRDLLSTDNTPLRLLDDPEKGTIVEKATEETLRDWNHLKELLLVCEAQRRIGETSLNEKSSRSHQILRLTIESSAREFLGKENSTTLSASVNFVDLAGSERASQALSGGARLKEGCHINRSLLTLGTVIRKLSKGKHGHINYRDSKLTRLLQPALGGNARTAVICTLSPARSHVEQTRNTLLFACCAKEVTTKAQVNVVMSDKALVKHLQRELARLEGELRSPAPASSSCDYPALLRKKDLQIQKMEKEIRELAKQRDLAESRVEDLLKMIGNEQNSRKSQVGDAWEDECSMSASSGVVDSHPMNGGLRNFKKTHYDDGESESNPDEPFHHLRNSENHTSSDGTLSPMSYGENLVRSNLRQSLEDTAEDPNDYCKEVKCIELEESSRQNNCESLTLNTENEGTSTLEDYGDGEATEEITSTQVNGNRGVNGMPNGFVYGALEQRLCHVQNTVDSLGSPYPDEPPPMAADMSSSRSLKLTRSWSCRADLTSDSSSPWPEKAEQIVNTPPTGMEINFTGRPERLRWKIPPSKYDTNISTLSRNDSQSSLGSASSDVQSIKTSAGEDVTTIHAFVEGLNKAKHQYEKQLTDGQVQQMGLAADSSGKNMKDVGLEPMQEALETSRDWPSEFERQQRAILALWQICNVSLVHRTYFFLLFKGDPADSIYMEVELRRLSFLKEKFSQGNRTAQYDQNLTLGSSMKALGRERRVLSKLMHKRFSEEERKRLYQKWGIGVNSKRRRLQLANCLWSNTQDMNHVMESASIVAKLVRFVEQGKALKEMFGLSFTPQHSKRRLFGWRNSKPSLF; from the exons ATGGGGGCAATTAGCGGGGAAGAGCTGATCAAGATGGAGAAGATGGAAATGCCTGGTGCTCGTGAGGAGAAGATTCTTGTTTTGGTGAGATTGAGGCCATTGAGTGAGAAAGAAGTTTCAGCATATGAAGTAGCAGACTGGGAATGCATCAATGAGACTACCATCTTATACAGGAACAGCCTCCGGGAAGGTTCCACATTTCCATCTGCGTACACATTTG ACAGAGTATTTCGAGGTGACTGCTCTACAAGGCAAGTGTACAATGAAGGAGCCAAGGAAATTGCTCTTTCTGCTGTCAGTGGTATTAATT CAAGTATTTTTGCATATGGACAAACAAGTAGTGGAAAGACATACACCATGATGGGAATAACAGAGTACACAGTATCAGACATATTCGATTATATCCATAGG CATGAAGAAAGAGCATTCGTCTTGAAGTTCTCTGCTATTGAGATTTACAATGAGTCTGTTAGAGATCTCCTTAGCACAGATAATACTCCACTGAGGCTGCTAGATGACCCAGAG AAAGGTACTATTGTGGAGAAAGCCACAGAGGAAACACTTAGGGACTGGAACCATTTAAAAGAGCTTCTTTTGGTTTGTGAAG CTCAAAGACGGATTGGGGAGACCTCGTTGAATGAGAAAAGCTCAAGATCTCATCAAATTCTTAGATTG ACAATTGAGAGTTCTGCTAGAGAGTTCTTGGGCAAAGAAAATTCGACCACCCTTTCAGCTAGTGTG aattttgttgatttggctGGGAGCGAGCGTGCTTCTCAGGCATTATCTGGCGGTGCCAGACTGAAGGAAGGCTGCCACATAAATCGCAGTTTACTGACTCTAGGAACCGTGATCCGCAAGCTAag TAAGGGGAAGCATGGACATATTAATTACCGAGATTCCAAGTTGACACGCCTGCTACAGCCTGCCTTGGGTGGCAATGCAAGAACTGCCGTCATTTGCACTTTGAGCCCTGCTCGGAGCCATGTTGAGCAAACAAGAAACACTCTTTTGTTTGCTTGTTGTGCAAAAGAAGTTACCACAAAAGCACAGGTTAATGTAGTCATGTCTGATAAGGCATTGGTTAAGCATTTGCAGCGAGAGTTGGCAAGACTGGAGGGTGAATTGAGAAGTCCTGCTCCTGCTTCCTCAAGTTGCGACTACCCAGCTTTGCTTCGGAAGAAAGATCTTCAGATTCAAAAG ATGGAGAAGGAAATCAGAGAGTTGGCGAAGCAACGGGATCTTGCTGAATCTCGGGTTGAAGATTTGCTTAAAATGATAGGGAATGAGCAAAATTCAAGAAAATCG CAAGTGGGAGACGCGTGGGAAGATGAATGTTCAATGTCAGCATCATCAGGCGTGGTTGATTCTCATCCTATGAATGGAGGTTTAAGAAATTTCAAGAAAACTCATTACGATGATGGAGAAAGTGAGAGCAATCCTGATGAGCCCTTCCACCATCTTCGGAACTCTGAAAACCATACTTCATCTGATGGTACCTTATCACCAATGTCTTATGGGGAGAATCTTGTTAGATCGAATTTGCGTCAGAGTCTGGAGGATACTGCTGAAGATCCTAATGATTATTGCAAGGAAGTCAAGTGCATTGAATTGGAAGAGTCAAGCAGGCAAAATAACTGTGAATCCCTTACCTTAAATACTGAAAATGAAGGAACATCGACTTTAGAAGACTATGGTGATGGGGAAGCAACTGAAGAAATAACATCAACTCAAGTGAACGGAAATAGAGGAGTGAATGGCATGCCAAATGGTTTTGTATACGGTGCATTGGAGCAGAGACTGTGTCATGTACAGAATACCGTAGATTCTCTTGGCAGTCCTTACCCTGATGAACCTCCACCAATGGCAGCAGATATGTCGAGTTCTAGAAGCCTGAAACTAACTAGAAGCTGGAGTTGCAGAGCAGATCTCACGTCCGATTCATCATCTCCCTGGCCTGAGAAAGCTGAACAAATTGTCAACACTCCACCTACTGGAATGGAAATAAATTTTACTGGGAGACCAGAAAGGTTACGATGGAAGATTCCTCCATCAAAATATGATACCAACATTTCAACCTTGTCCAGGAATGATTCCCAGTCATCACTGGGAAGTGCTTCGTCTGATGTACAGAGCATTAAAACTTCAGCAGGTGAGGATGTTACTACCATCCATGCTTTTGTTGAAGGACTGAATAAGGCCAAGCATCAATATGAGAAGCAACTCACCGATGGTCAG GTTCAGCAGATGGGGCTAGCAGCTGATAGTTCTGGGAAGAATATGAAAGATGTAGGTTTGGAGCCAATGCAGGAAGCACTGGAAACCTCTCGCGATTGGCCTTCTGAGTTTGAGAGGCAGCAGAGAGCAATACTTGCACTCTGGCAAATTTGCAATGTTTCATTGGTGCACAGAACCtacttcttccttctttttaagGGGGATCCAGCAGATTCCATTTACATGGAGGTAGAGCTCAGGAGACTTTCCTTCCTCAAGGAAAAATTTTCTCAAGGGAATCGTACTGCGCAGTATGATCAAAATCTCACCCTTGGTTCaag CATGAAGGCCCTTGGCCGGGAGAGACGGGTTCTGAGCAAGCTGATGCACAAGAGATTTTctgaagaagagaggaagagactGTATCAAAAGTGGGGTATTGGGGTGAATTCGAAGCGCAGGAGGCTACAACTGGCCAACTGCTTGTGGAGTAACACACAGGATATGAATCACGTCATGGAGAGTGCTAGCATTGTTGCAAAGCTGGTTCGATTTGTAGAGCAAGGAAAGGCTTTGAAGGAGATGTTTGGGCTTAGCTTCACTCCCCAGCACTCAAAGAGGAGACTTTTTGGTTGGAGAAACAGCAAGCCTTCCCTTTTTTAA
- the LOC120013404 gene encoding kinesin-like protein KIN-7E isoform X2, whose translation MGAISGEELIKMEKMEMPGAREEKILVLVRLRPLSEKEVSAYEVADWECINETTILYRNSLREGSTFPSAYTFDRVFRGDCSTRQVYNEGAKEIALSAVSGINSSIFAYGQTSSGKTYTMMGITEYTVSDIFDYIHRHEERAFVLKFSAIEIYNESVRDLLSTDNTPLRLLDDPEKGTIVEKATEETLRDWNHLKELLLVCEAQRRIGETSLNEKSSRSHQILRLTIESSAREFLGKENSTTLSASVNFVDLAGSERASQALSGGARLKEGCHINRSLLTLGTVIRKLSKGKHGHINYRDSKLTRLLQPALGGNARTAVICTLSPARSHVEQTRNTLLFACCAKEVTTKAQVNVVMSDKALVKHLQRELARLEGELRSPAPASSSCDYPALLRKKDLQIQKMEKEIRELAKQRDLAESRVEDLLKMIGNEQNSRKSQVGDAWEDECSMSASSGVVDSHPMNGGLRNFKKTHYDDGESESNPDEPFHHLRNSENHTSSDGTLSPMSYGENLVRSNLRQSLEDTAEDPNDYCKEVKCIELEESSRQNNCESLTLNTENEGTSTLEDYGDGEATEEITSTQVNGNRGVNGMPNGFVYGALEQRLCHVQNTVDSLGSPYPDEPPPMAADMSSSRSLKLTRSWSCRADLTSDSSSPWPEKAEQIVNTPPTGMEINFTGRPERLRWKIPPSKYDTNISTLSRNDSQSSLGSASSDVQSIKTSAGEDVTTIHAFVEGLNKAKHQYEKQLTDGQQMGLAADSSGKNMKDVGLEPMQEALETSRDWPSEFERQQRAILALWQICNVSLVHRTYFFLLFKGDPADSIYMEVELRRLSFLKEKFSQGNRTAQYDQNLTLGSSMKALGRERRVLSKLMHKRFSEEERKRLYQKWGIGVNSKRRRLQLANCLWSNTQDMNHVMESASIVAKLVRFVEQGKALKEMFGLSFTPQHSKRRLFGWRNSKPSLF comes from the exons ATGGGGGCAATTAGCGGGGAAGAGCTGATCAAGATGGAGAAGATGGAAATGCCTGGTGCTCGTGAGGAGAAGATTCTTGTTTTGGTGAGATTGAGGCCATTGAGTGAGAAAGAAGTTTCAGCATATGAAGTAGCAGACTGGGAATGCATCAATGAGACTACCATCTTATACAGGAACAGCCTCCGGGAAGGTTCCACATTTCCATCTGCGTACACATTTG ACAGAGTATTTCGAGGTGACTGCTCTACAAGGCAAGTGTACAATGAAGGAGCCAAGGAAATTGCTCTTTCTGCTGTCAGTGGTATTAATT CAAGTATTTTTGCATATGGACAAACAAGTAGTGGAAAGACATACACCATGATGGGAATAACAGAGTACACAGTATCAGACATATTCGATTATATCCATAGG CATGAAGAAAGAGCATTCGTCTTGAAGTTCTCTGCTATTGAGATTTACAATGAGTCTGTTAGAGATCTCCTTAGCACAGATAATACTCCACTGAGGCTGCTAGATGACCCAGAG AAAGGTACTATTGTGGAGAAAGCCACAGAGGAAACACTTAGGGACTGGAACCATTTAAAAGAGCTTCTTTTGGTTTGTGAAG CTCAAAGACGGATTGGGGAGACCTCGTTGAATGAGAAAAGCTCAAGATCTCATCAAATTCTTAGATTG ACAATTGAGAGTTCTGCTAGAGAGTTCTTGGGCAAAGAAAATTCGACCACCCTTTCAGCTAGTGTG aattttgttgatttggctGGGAGCGAGCGTGCTTCTCAGGCATTATCTGGCGGTGCCAGACTGAAGGAAGGCTGCCACATAAATCGCAGTTTACTGACTCTAGGAACCGTGATCCGCAAGCTAag TAAGGGGAAGCATGGACATATTAATTACCGAGATTCCAAGTTGACACGCCTGCTACAGCCTGCCTTGGGTGGCAATGCAAGAACTGCCGTCATTTGCACTTTGAGCCCTGCTCGGAGCCATGTTGAGCAAACAAGAAACACTCTTTTGTTTGCTTGTTGTGCAAAAGAAGTTACCACAAAAGCACAGGTTAATGTAGTCATGTCTGATAAGGCATTGGTTAAGCATTTGCAGCGAGAGTTGGCAAGACTGGAGGGTGAATTGAGAAGTCCTGCTCCTGCTTCCTCAAGTTGCGACTACCCAGCTTTGCTTCGGAAGAAAGATCTTCAGATTCAAAAG ATGGAGAAGGAAATCAGAGAGTTGGCGAAGCAACGGGATCTTGCTGAATCTCGGGTTGAAGATTTGCTTAAAATGATAGGGAATGAGCAAAATTCAAGAAAATCG CAAGTGGGAGACGCGTGGGAAGATGAATGTTCAATGTCAGCATCATCAGGCGTGGTTGATTCTCATCCTATGAATGGAGGTTTAAGAAATTTCAAGAAAACTCATTACGATGATGGAGAAAGTGAGAGCAATCCTGATGAGCCCTTCCACCATCTTCGGAACTCTGAAAACCATACTTCATCTGATGGTACCTTATCACCAATGTCTTATGGGGAGAATCTTGTTAGATCGAATTTGCGTCAGAGTCTGGAGGATACTGCTGAAGATCCTAATGATTATTGCAAGGAAGTCAAGTGCATTGAATTGGAAGAGTCAAGCAGGCAAAATAACTGTGAATCCCTTACCTTAAATACTGAAAATGAAGGAACATCGACTTTAGAAGACTATGGTGATGGGGAAGCAACTGAAGAAATAACATCAACTCAAGTGAACGGAAATAGAGGAGTGAATGGCATGCCAAATGGTTTTGTATACGGTGCATTGGAGCAGAGACTGTGTCATGTACAGAATACCGTAGATTCTCTTGGCAGTCCTTACCCTGATGAACCTCCACCAATGGCAGCAGATATGTCGAGTTCTAGAAGCCTGAAACTAACTAGAAGCTGGAGTTGCAGAGCAGATCTCACGTCCGATTCATCATCTCCCTGGCCTGAGAAAGCTGAACAAATTGTCAACACTCCACCTACTGGAATGGAAATAAATTTTACTGGGAGACCAGAAAGGTTACGATGGAAGATTCCTCCATCAAAATATGATACCAACATTTCAACCTTGTCCAGGAATGATTCCCAGTCATCACTGGGAAGTGCTTCGTCTGATGTACAGAGCATTAAAACTTCAGCAGGTGAGGATGTTACTACCATCCATGCTTTTGTTGAAGGACTGAATAAGGCCAAGCATCAATATGAGAAGCAACTCACCGATGGTCAG CAGATGGGGCTAGCAGCTGATAGTTCTGGGAAGAATATGAAAGATGTAGGTTTGGAGCCAATGCAGGAAGCACTGGAAACCTCTCGCGATTGGCCTTCTGAGTTTGAGAGGCAGCAGAGAGCAATACTTGCACTCTGGCAAATTTGCAATGTTTCATTGGTGCACAGAACCtacttcttccttctttttaagGGGGATCCAGCAGATTCCATTTACATGGAGGTAGAGCTCAGGAGACTTTCCTTCCTCAAGGAAAAATTTTCTCAAGGGAATCGTACTGCGCAGTATGATCAAAATCTCACCCTTGGTTCaag CATGAAGGCCCTTGGCCGGGAGAGACGGGTTCTGAGCAAGCTGATGCACAAGAGATTTTctgaagaagagaggaagagactGTATCAAAAGTGGGGTATTGGGGTGAATTCGAAGCGCAGGAGGCTACAACTGGCCAACTGCTTGTGGAGTAACACACAGGATATGAATCACGTCATGGAGAGTGCTAGCATTGTTGCAAAGCTGGTTCGATTTGTAGAGCAAGGAAAGGCTTTGAAGGAGATGTTTGGGCTTAGCTTCACTCCCCAGCACTCAAAGAGGAGACTTTTTGGTTGGAGAAACAGCAAGCCTTCCCTTTTTTAA
- the LOC120013404 gene encoding kinesin-like protein KIN-7E isoform X3, translating to MGAISGEELIKMEKMEMPGAREEKILVLVRLRPLSEKEVSAYEVADWECINETTILYRNSLREGSTFPSAYTFDRVFRGDCSTRQVYNEGAKEIALSAVSGINSSIFAYGQTSSGKTYTMMGITEYTVSDIFDYIHRHEERAFVLKFSAIEIYNESVRDLLSTDNTPLRLLDDPEKGTIVEKATEETLRDWNHLKELLLVCEAQRRIGETSLNEKSSRSHQILRLTIESSAREFLGKENSTTLSASVNFVDLAGSERASQALSGGARLKEGCHINRSLLTLGTVIRKLSKGKHGHINYRDSKLTRLLQPALGGNARTAVICTLSPARSHVEQTRNTLLFACCAKEVTTKAQVNVVMSDKALVKHLQRELARLEGELRSPAPASSSCDYPALLRKKDLQIQKMEKEIRELAKQRDLAESRVEDLLKMIGNEQNSRKSQVGDAWEDECSMSASSGVVDSHPMNGGLRNFKKTHYDDGESESNPDEPFHHLRNSENHTSSDGTLSPMSYGENLVRSNLRQSLEDTAEDPNDYCKEVKCIELEESSRQNNCESLTLNTENEGTSTLEDYGDGEATEEITSTQVNGNRGVNGMPNGFVYGALEQRLCHVQNTVDSLGSPYPDEPPPMAADMSSSRSLKLTRSWSCRADLTSDSSSPWPEKAEQIVNTPPTGMEINFTGRPERLRWKIPPSKYDTNISTLSRNDSQSSLGSASSDVQSIKTSAGEDVTTIHAFVEGLNKAKHQYEKQLTDGQMGLAADSSGKNMKDVGLEPMQEALETSRDWPSEFERQQRAILALWQICNVSLVHRTYFFLLFKGDPADSIYMEVELRRLSFLKEKFSQGNRTAQYDQNLTLGSSMKALGRERRVLSKLMHKRFSEEERKRLYQKWGIGVNSKRRRLQLANCLWSNTQDMNHVMESASIVAKLVRFVEQGKALKEMFGLSFTPQHSKRRLFGWRNSKPSLF from the exons ATGGGGGCAATTAGCGGGGAAGAGCTGATCAAGATGGAGAAGATGGAAATGCCTGGTGCTCGTGAGGAGAAGATTCTTGTTTTGGTGAGATTGAGGCCATTGAGTGAGAAAGAAGTTTCAGCATATGAAGTAGCAGACTGGGAATGCATCAATGAGACTACCATCTTATACAGGAACAGCCTCCGGGAAGGTTCCACATTTCCATCTGCGTACACATTTG ACAGAGTATTTCGAGGTGACTGCTCTACAAGGCAAGTGTACAATGAAGGAGCCAAGGAAATTGCTCTTTCTGCTGTCAGTGGTATTAATT CAAGTATTTTTGCATATGGACAAACAAGTAGTGGAAAGACATACACCATGATGGGAATAACAGAGTACACAGTATCAGACATATTCGATTATATCCATAGG CATGAAGAAAGAGCATTCGTCTTGAAGTTCTCTGCTATTGAGATTTACAATGAGTCTGTTAGAGATCTCCTTAGCACAGATAATACTCCACTGAGGCTGCTAGATGACCCAGAG AAAGGTACTATTGTGGAGAAAGCCACAGAGGAAACACTTAGGGACTGGAACCATTTAAAAGAGCTTCTTTTGGTTTGTGAAG CTCAAAGACGGATTGGGGAGACCTCGTTGAATGAGAAAAGCTCAAGATCTCATCAAATTCTTAGATTG ACAATTGAGAGTTCTGCTAGAGAGTTCTTGGGCAAAGAAAATTCGACCACCCTTTCAGCTAGTGTG aattttgttgatttggctGGGAGCGAGCGTGCTTCTCAGGCATTATCTGGCGGTGCCAGACTGAAGGAAGGCTGCCACATAAATCGCAGTTTACTGACTCTAGGAACCGTGATCCGCAAGCTAag TAAGGGGAAGCATGGACATATTAATTACCGAGATTCCAAGTTGACACGCCTGCTACAGCCTGCCTTGGGTGGCAATGCAAGAACTGCCGTCATTTGCACTTTGAGCCCTGCTCGGAGCCATGTTGAGCAAACAAGAAACACTCTTTTGTTTGCTTGTTGTGCAAAAGAAGTTACCACAAAAGCACAGGTTAATGTAGTCATGTCTGATAAGGCATTGGTTAAGCATTTGCAGCGAGAGTTGGCAAGACTGGAGGGTGAATTGAGAAGTCCTGCTCCTGCTTCCTCAAGTTGCGACTACCCAGCTTTGCTTCGGAAGAAAGATCTTCAGATTCAAAAG ATGGAGAAGGAAATCAGAGAGTTGGCGAAGCAACGGGATCTTGCTGAATCTCGGGTTGAAGATTTGCTTAAAATGATAGGGAATGAGCAAAATTCAAGAAAATCG CAAGTGGGAGACGCGTGGGAAGATGAATGTTCAATGTCAGCATCATCAGGCGTGGTTGATTCTCATCCTATGAATGGAGGTTTAAGAAATTTCAAGAAAACTCATTACGATGATGGAGAAAGTGAGAGCAATCCTGATGAGCCCTTCCACCATCTTCGGAACTCTGAAAACCATACTTCATCTGATGGTACCTTATCACCAATGTCTTATGGGGAGAATCTTGTTAGATCGAATTTGCGTCAGAGTCTGGAGGATACTGCTGAAGATCCTAATGATTATTGCAAGGAAGTCAAGTGCATTGAATTGGAAGAGTCAAGCAGGCAAAATAACTGTGAATCCCTTACCTTAAATACTGAAAATGAAGGAACATCGACTTTAGAAGACTATGGTGATGGGGAAGCAACTGAAGAAATAACATCAACTCAAGTGAACGGAAATAGAGGAGTGAATGGCATGCCAAATGGTTTTGTATACGGTGCATTGGAGCAGAGACTGTGTCATGTACAGAATACCGTAGATTCTCTTGGCAGTCCTTACCCTGATGAACCTCCACCAATGGCAGCAGATATGTCGAGTTCTAGAAGCCTGAAACTAACTAGAAGCTGGAGTTGCAGAGCAGATCTCACGTCCGATTCATCATCTCCCTGGCCTGAGAAAGCTGAACAAATTGTCAACACTCCACCTACTGGAATGGAAATAAATTTTACTGGGAGACCAGAAAGGTTACGATGGAAGATTCCTCCATCAAAATATGATACCAACATTTCAACCTTGTCCAGGAATGATTCCCAGTCATCACTGGGAAGTGCTTCGTCTGATGTACAGAGCATTAAAACTTCAGCAGGTGAGGATGTTACTACCATCCATGCTTTTGTTGAAGGACTGAATAAGGCCAAGCATCAATATGAGAAGCAACTCACCGATGGTCAG ATGGGGCTAGCAGCTGATAGTTCTGGGAAGAATATGAAAGATGTAGGTTTGGAGCCAATGCAGGAAGCACTGGAAACCTCTCGCGATTGGCCTTCTGAGTTTGAGAGGCAGCAGAGAGCAATACTTGCACTCTGGCAAATTTGCAATGTTTCATTGGTGCACAGAACCtacttcttccttctttttaagGGGGATCCAGCAGATTCCATTTACATGGAGGTAGAGCTCAGGAGACTTTCCTTCCTCAAGGAAAAATTTTCTCAAGGGAATCGTACTGCGCAGTATGATCAAAATCTCACCCTTGGTTCaag CATGAAGGCCCTTGGCCGGGAGAGACGGGTTCTGAGCAAGCTGATGCACAAGAGATTTTctgaagaagagaggaagagactGTATCAAAAGTGGGGTATTGGGGTGAATTCGAAGCGCAGGAGGCTACAACTGGCCAACTGCTTGTGGAGTAACACACAGGATATGAATCACGTCATGGAGAGTGCTAGCATTGTTGCAAAGCTGGTTCGATTTGTAGAGCAAGGAAAGGCTTTGAAGGAGATGTTTGGGCTTAGCTTCACTCCCCAGCACTCAAAGAGGAGACTTTTTGGTTGGAGAAACAGCAAGCCTTCCCTTTTTTAA
- the LOC120013440 gene encoding fructose-bisphosphate aldolase 1, chloroplastic-like: MASASLLKSSPVLDKSEWVKGQTLTLRQPPVSTVCCHPTSSPSLTVRAASSYADELVKTAKTVASKGRGILAMDESNATCGKRLASIGLENTEANRQAYRTLLVTVPELGQYISGAILFEETLYQSTTDGKKIVDVLVEQKIIPGIKVDKGLVPLAGSNDESWCQGLDGLASRTAAYYQQGARFAKWRTVVSIPNGPSELAVTEAAWGLARYAAIAQDNGLVPIVEPEILLDGEHGIERTFEVAQKVWNKVFFYLAENNVMYEGILLKPSMVTPGAECKDRATPQQVADYTLKLLQRRIPPAVPGIMFLSGGQSEVEATQNLNAMNQSTNPWHVSFSYARALQNTCLKTWGGRPENVKAAQEALLIRAKANSLAQLGKYTGEGESEAAKQGMFVKGYSY, translated from the exons ATGGCATCAGCATCTCTTCTGAAGTCATCTCCAGTCCTTGACAAGTCTGAGTGGGTGAAGGGACAAACCCTGACCCTCCGCCAGCCTCCAGTCTCCACCGTCTGCTGCCACCCCACCTCCTCCCCATCCCTCACCGTCCGTGCTGCTTCCTCCTATGCAGATGAGCTTGTCAAGACAGCA AAAACTGTAGCATCAAAAGGTCGGGGAATTTTGGCAATGGATGAGTCAAATGCTACATGTGGGAAGCGTTTGGCCTCAATTGGGCTTGAAAACACAGAGGCTAACCGCCAAGCCTACAGGACCCTTCTTGTGACAGTCCCAGAACTTGGCCAGTACATCTCTGGTGCAATACTCTTTGAGGAGACTCTGTACCAATCCACCACTGACGGAAAGAAGATAGTTGATGTGCTTGTTGAGCAGAAAATTATTCCTGGTATCAAAGTTGACAAG GGTTTGGTGCCTCTGGCTGGTTCCAATGACGAGTCATGGTGCCAAGGACTTGACGGTTTGGCTTCACGAACAGCTGCTTACTACCAGCAGGGTGCTCGGTTCGccaaatg gCGTACCGttgtgagcattcccaacggcCCATCTGAATTGGCTGTGACAGAAGCAGCTTGGGGTCTCGCTCGCTACGCTGCTATCGCTCAA GACAATGGTTTGGTCCCAATTGTGGAGCCAGAGATCTTGCTTGATGGTGAACATGGCATTGAGAGgacctttgaagttgctcaGAAGGTGTGGAATAAGGTGTTCTTCTACCTGGCTGAGAACAATGTGATGTATGAAGGTATCCTCCTCAAACCCAGCATGGTCACTCCTGGTGCTGAGTGCAAGGACAGGGCCACCCCTCAACAAGTTGCTGACTACACCCTCAAGCTCCTCCAGAGGAGAATCCCCCCAGCTGTCCCTGGAATCATG TTTTTGTCTGGTGGGCAATCTGAGGTAGAGGCAACTCAGAACTTGAATGCAATGAACCAGTCTACCAACCCATGGCATGTATCCTTCTCCTATGCTAGAGCCCTCCAGAACACTTGCTTGAAGACATGGGGAGGGAGACCGGAGAACGTTAAGGCAGCTCAGGAGGCACTGCTCATCCGTGCCAAGGCCAACTCTCTTGCTCAGCTCGGAAAATACACCGGCGAGGGAGAGTCGGAGGCAGCCAAGCAAGGCATGTTTGTCAAGGGCTACTCCTACTAA